A region from the Drosophila bipectinata strain 14024-0381.07 chromosome 3R, DbipHiC1v2, whole genome shotgun sequence genome encodes:
- the LOC108129197 gene encoding uncharacterized protein isoform X4, producing the protein MEWNPIPGRSSGPDVQRNKNTNGDRQTSCLVQNLDDPAHVQRLYDAYRVRFKGDGDWGIGGGSEVSESKDVAELRRENRHPVLWKMKEPLDKEKPSYAFQIIQYDSNPVEKTSDHKDAKSSDSPSKLKALIESVEKLKEPAAKNKSATHNSGVKSDSSNNAHVPLGKCILDFYTRSKEKKPASEKPITQTVEGPSDNGIKGLGEREKGPVCLPAVKYENTVILGNGLNNLPNLKKSNNNPAQANEKMKEPSCKEKPPISIKYDFTDDRPSCIAKCPSRPPNVKGINEKSSHVVVLKLDIPGDVPPQEREPPKDSGDRRILELSRIYNEILRAWQRPSQMFSAKKTRPDSTSSTVKLSALSDLLDVVEQLERTDLVSELAGKIGEKLEPNLDKKILHDNHLVKESRASLTAISKNDLTGLFENMEPGSAVIAFKKVLADVKSRSSSIRAGGLYDEYKKGFCQLFNEHKFPRQSLLAFEADNLLDSDLSQNLNDSSQCLVGDKKEEKAPSRNINYLKAMDNFVKLNRESNQNGGLKPYFLPNSKSRQLVWNEVPLIKPGFSDKKVQKIKPPDAPIQGKGDVEKEKEEKPLQQKPLQKDDIKTEEPLKKTETKIENPDPKQEIKWDEDIATKTKPKSDDSSSMSANKLLASKMNPWPDLSSSIDPDKIVTGMKAIKHSNFFNLFDEYESQMDNLHKALKTKQSWWKEVIDKAKTPKTNTKRNSLTRSEIGLPVPFPEVLVNQVPPPGVTNVLDNMATQMNLSPLEVAQRIVGNSPNLGGTPRLQPIQAANQIVLPKGPETLLTASYPQLCPPQGCQQLDQTGSPMSPILDKILERLETIQATKCNQTEEEVKKLPCCFVDPADGTPCDLNGSWESPVLGVRINIKSTLIETPMEEKKEIPTCFNPKKRKSREEIQRFLRTCVKMNRTQLKNLNELKNPTGIPLNISVQETVPPRPHELLDNITDWRFSGHALMIQGGPVSLSFRQMNSSLIGHFVGYCRTCGCVDTIFGSWTFCRPSRDCQDISMSIVDRRDMLRRYSMDERRKNRFKEQLYHRSKFAKMEKERMRDEQQKFPSPYSGKCNTFCLTTHNDI; encoded by the exons ATGGAATGGAATCCGA TTCCGGGAAGATCCTCTGGACCGGATGTACAACGCAATAAGAACACAAACGGAGACCGACAGACCTCTTGTTTAGTGCAGAACCTGGATGACCCGGCACATGTCCAAAGACTCTACGATGCCTACAGAGTCCGGTTCAAAGGAGATGGTGATTGGGGTATCGGTGGTGGGTCAGAAGTGAGTGAATCAAAGGATGTGGCGGAGCTACGACGGGAAAACCGCCATCCTGTGCTTTGGAAAATGAAAGAACCTTTGGATAAGGAAAAGCCTTCCTATGCATTTCAGATCATCCAATACGACTCCAATCCAGTGGAAAAAACATCCGATCATAAGGATGCAAAGTCCTCTGATAGCCCCTCAAAGTTGAAAGCCCTCATTGAAAGTGTCGAGAAGCTGAAGGAGCCCGctgccaaaaacaaaagtgcTACGCATAATTCCGGAGTAAAAAGTGATAGTTCCAATAATGCGCATGTACCACTTGGAAAATGCATActtgatttttatacccgCAGCAAGGAAAAGAAACCTGCGAGTGAGAAACCAATCACCCAAACCGTTGAGGGTCCATCGGACAATGGCATCAAGGGCCTGGGCGAAAGAGAGAAGGGTCCAGTATGCCTACCGGCtgttaaatatgaaaataccGTCATTCTTGGAAACGGCTTGAATAATCTTCCAAATCTAAagaaatcaaataataatCCTGCCCAGGCGAACGAAAAGATGAAAGAGCCCTCGTGTAAGGAGAAACCTCCCATCTCAATAAAGTATGATTTCACTGACGACCGGCCCTCTTGTATCGCAAAATGTCCCAGCCGACCTCCAAATGTAAAGGGTATTAATGAGAAGTCTTCCCATGTGGTTGTCCTTAAATTGGATATTCCAGGAGATGTGCCTCCACAGGAGCGTGAACCGCCCAAGGACTCTGGGGATCGGCGCATCCTGGAGCTGAGTCGTATTTACAATGAGATTTTGAGAGCCTGGCAACGACCAAGCCAAATGTTTTCCGCCAAAAAAACAAGACCAGACAGCACGTCCAGCACCGTAAAGCTCAGCGCCCTCTCAGATCTCTTGGACGTGGTGGAGCAACTGGAGAGAACGGATTTGGTTAGCGAACTTGCGGGGAAAATAGGCGAGAAACTGGAGCCAAATCTGGATAAAAAAATCTTGCACGATAATCATTTGGTTAAGGAGAGTAGAGCTTCATTAACGGCCATCTCCAAAAACGATCTCACAGGACTCTTTGAGAATATGGAACCTGGCAGTGCGGTCATCGCCTTTAAAAAGGTCTTAGCCGATGTAAAATCCAGGAGCTCCTCGATCAGAGCTGGTGGGCTTTACGACGAGTACAAGAAGGGCTTTTGCCAGCTTTTCAACGAACATAAGTTCCCCAGACAATCACTTCTGGCCTTTGAAGCGGACAACCTCTTGGACAGCGATTTAAGCCAGAATTTGAATGATTCTTCTCAATGTCTGGTGGGCGATAAGAAAGAAGAAAAGGCTCCTTCCAGAAACATTAACTACCTAAAGGCCATGGACAACTTTGTCAAACTAAACAGGGAGAGTAACCAGAATGGAGGTCTGAAGCCTTACTTTTTACCCAACTCCAAGAGCCGACAATTGGTTTGGAATGAAGTGCCACTTATAAAGCCGGGATTTAGTGACAAGAAAGTACAGAAAATAAAACCTCCTGATGCTCCGATTCAAGGTAAAGGTGAtgttgaaaaagaaaaggagGAGAAGCCTCTCCAACAGAAACCTTTGCAAAAAGATGATATTAAAACCGAGGAACCACTgaaaaaaaccgaaacaaaaattgaaaatcctgATCCTAAGCAGGAAATCAAGTGGGATGAAGATATTGCTAcgaaaaccaaacctaaatcAGATGACTCTTCATCAATGAGCGCTAACAAATTACTGGCTAGCAAGATGAATCCTTGGCCGGATCTCTCATCCAGCATAGATCCTGACAAGATTGTGACTGGCATGAAAGCCATTAAGCATTCAAACTTTTTCAATCTCTTCGATGAGTACGAAAGCCAAATGGACAACCTCCACAAGGCACTGAAAACCAAGCAAAGCTGGTGGAAAGAGGTCATAGACAAGGCTAAGACTCctaaaacaaacacaaagaGGAACAGTCTTACTCGGAGTGAGATTGGGCTTCCAGTTCCATTTCCCGAAGTGCTAGTCAATCAGGTTCCACCTCCTGGGGTCACTAATGTGCTCGATAATATGGCCACCCAAATGAATTTGTCCCCTTTGGAAGTGGCCCAAAGAATTGTGGGAAACAGTCCAAACCTTGGAGGCACACCACGCCTGCAGCCGATACAGGCAG CAAACCAAATAGTTCTTCCCAAGGGACCTGAAACTTTGCTTACGGCTTCATATCCTCAGCTATGTCCGCCTCAGGGATGTCAGCAACTGGATCAGACGGGGTCGCCGATGTCGCCAATTCTGGACAAGATTTTGGAACGTTTGGAGACGATTCAGGCCACCAAATGCAACCAAACAGAAGAGGAAGTGAAGAAACTGCCGTGCTGTTTTGTGGATCCAGCTGATG GCACTCCCTGTGACCTCAATGGATCCTGGGAGTCTCCAGTACTTGGCGTCCGCATAAACATCAAATCTACTCTCATCGAGACTCCCAtggaggaaaaaaaagaaataccgACCTGTTTCAATCCAAAAAAGCGAAAGTCCCGGGAGGAAATTCAAAGATTTCTACGCACCTGCGTCAAGATGAATAGGACGCAATTGAAGAATTTAAATGAGTTGAAAAATCCAACAGGAATTCCGCTGAACATCAGTGTTCAAGAGACTGTGCCGCCAAGGCCCCACGAGCTGCTGGATAATATCACGGATTGGCGGTTTTCGGGGCATGCCCTCATGATCCAGGGTGGCCCTGTTTCACTCTCCTTCCGCCAGATGAATTCTAGCCTGATTGGTCATTTTGTTGGCTATTGTCGCACTTGCGGCTGTGTGGATACAATTTTCGGATCCTGGACCTTCTGCCGTCCATCGCGGGACTGCCAGGACATCAGCATGTCGATTGTGGACCGGCGGGACATGCTGCGGCGGTACAGCATGGACGAGCGAAGGAAGAATCGCTTCAAGGAGCAACTCTATCATAGGAGCAAGTTtgccaaaatggaaaaggaaCGTATGCGAGATGAGCAACAGAAGTTTCCTTCACCCTATTCAGGCA aaTGCAACACTTTTTGCTTAACAACTCACAACGATATTTGA
- the LOC108129197 gene encoding uncharacterized protein isoform X2 — MDGWLILLYNLLLLYVPVPGRSSGPDVQRNKNTNGDRQTSCLVQNLDDPAHVQRLYDAYRVRFKGDGDWGIGGGSEVSESKDVAELRRENRHPVLWKMKEPLDKEKPSYAFQIIQYDSNPVEKTSDHKDAKSSDSPSKLKALIESVEKLKEPAAKNKSATHNSGVKSDSSNNAHVPLGKCILDFYTRSKEKKPASEKPITQTVEGPSDNGIKGLGEREKGPVCLPAVKYENTVILGNGLNNLPNLKKSNNNPAQANEKMKEPSCKEKPPISIKYDFTDDRPSCIAKCPSRPPNVKGINEKSSHVVVLKLDIPGDVPPQEREPPKDSGDRRILELSRIYNEILRAWQRPSQMFSAKKTRPDSTSSTVKLSALSDLLDVVEQLERTDLVSELAGKIGEKLEPNLDKKILHDNHLVKESRASLTAISKNDLTGLFENMEPGSAVIAFKKVLADVKSRSSSIRAGGLYDEYKKGFCQLFNEHKFPRQSLLAFEADNLLDSDLSQNLNDSSQCLVGDKKEEKAPSRNINYLKAMDNFVKLNRESNQNGGLKPYFLPNSKSRQLVWNEVPLIKPGFSDKKVQKIKPPDAPIQGKGDVEKEKEEKPLQQKPLQKDDIKTEEPLKKTETKIENPDPKQEIKWDEDIATKTKPKSDDSSSMSANKLLASKMNPWPDLSSSIDPDKIVTGMKAIKHSNFFNLFDEYESQMDNLHKALKTKQSWWKEVIDKAKTPKTNTKRNSLTRSEIGLPVPFPEVLVNQVPPPGVTNVLDNMATQMNLSPLEVAQRIVGNSPNLGGTPRLQPIQAVLPKGPETLLTASYPQLCPPQGCQQLDQTGSPMSPILDKILERLETIQATKCNQTEEEVKKLPCCFVDPADGTPCDLNGSWESPVLGVRINIKSTLIETPMEEKKEIPTCFNPKKRKSREEIQRFLRTCVKMNRTQLKNLNELKNPTGIPLNISVQETVPPRPHELLDNITDWRFSGHALMIQGGPVSLSFRQMNSSLIGHFVGYCRTCGCVDTIFGSWTFCRPSRDCQDISMSIVDRRDMLRRYSMDERRKNRFKEQLYHRSKFAKMEKERMRDEQQKFPSPYSGKCNTFCLTTHNDI, encoded by the exons ATGGACGGATGGTTAATTTTACTTTACAATTTACTGCTTTTATACGTTCCAGTTCCGGGAAGATCCTCTGGACCGGATGTACAACGCAATAAGAACACAAACGGAGACCGACAGACCTCTTGTTTAGTGCAGAACCTGGATGACCCGGCACATGTCCAAAGACTCTACGATGCCTACAGAGTCCGGTTCAAAGGAGATGGTGATTGGGGTATCGGTGGTGGGTCAGAAGTGAGTGAATCAAAGGATGTGGCGGAGCTACGACGGGAAAACCGCCATCCTGTGCTTTGGAAAATGAAAGAACCTTTGGATAAGGAAAAGCCTTCCTATGCATTTCAGATCATCCAATACGACTCCAATCCAGTGGAAAAAACATCCGATCATAAGGATGCAAAGTCCTCTGATAGCCCCTCAAAGTTGAAAGCCCTCATTGAAAGTGTCGAGAAGCTGAAGGAGCCCGctgccaaaaacaaaagtgcTACGCATAATTCCGGAGTAAAAAGTGATAGTTCCAATAATGCGCATGTACCACTTGGAAAATGCATActtgatttttatacccgCAGCAAGGAAAAGAAACCTGCGAGTGAGAAACCAATCACCCAAACCGTTGAGGGTCCATCGGACAATGGCATCAAGGGCCTGGGCGAAAGAGAGAAGGGTCCAGTATGCCTACCGGCtgttaaatatgaaaataccGTCATTCTTGGAAACGGCTTGAATAATCTTCCAAATCTAAagaaatcaaataataatCCTGCCCAGGCGAACGAAAAGATGAAAGAGCCCTCGTGTAAGGAGAAACCTCCCATCTCAATAAAGTATGATTTCACTGACGACCGGCCCTCTTGTATCGCAAAATGTCCCAGCCGACCTCCAAATGTAAAGGGTATTAATGAGAAGTCTTCCCATGTGGTTGTCCTTAAATTGGATATTCCAGGAGATGTGCCTCCACAGGAGCGTGAACCGCCCAAGGACTCTGGGGATCGGCGCATCCTGGAGCTGAGTCGTATTTACAATGAGATTTTGAGAGCCTGGCAACGACCAAGCCAAATGTTTTCCGCCAAAAAAACAAGACCAGACAGCACGTCCAGCACCGTAAAGCTCAGCGCCCTCTCAGATCTCTTGGACGTGGTGGAGCAACTGGAGAGAACGGATTTGGTTAGCGAACTTGCGGGGAAAATAGGCGAGAAACTGGAGCCAAATCTGGATAAAAAAATCTTGCACGATAATCATTTGGTTAAGGAGAGTAGAGCTTCATTAACGGCCATCTCCAAAAACGATCTCACAGGACTCTTTGAGAATATGGAACCTGGCAGTGCGGTCATCGCCTTTAAAAAGGTCTTAGCCGATGTAAAATCCAGGAGCTCCTCGATCAGAGCTGGTGGGCTTTACGACGAGTACAAGAAGGGCTTTTGCCAGCTTTTCAACGAACATAAGTTCCCCAGACAATCACTTCTGGCCTTTGAAGCGGACAACCTCTTGGACAGCGATTTAAGCCAGAATTTGAATGATTCTTCTCAATGTCTGGTGGGCGATAAGAAAGAAGAAAAGGCTCCTTCCAGAAACATTAACTACCTAAAGGCCATGGACAACTTTGTCAAACTAAACAGGGAGAGTAACCAGAATGGAGGTCTGAAGCCTTACTTTTTACCCAACTCCAAGAGCCGACAATTGGTTTGGAATGAAGTGCCACTTATAAAGCCGGGATTTAGTGACAAGAAAGTACAGAAAATAAAACCTCCTGATGCTCCGATTCAAGGTAAAGGTGAtgttgaaaaagaaaaggagGAGAAGCCTCTCCAACAGAAACCTTTGCAAAAAGATGATATTAAAACCGAGGAACCACTgaaaaaaaccgaaacaaaaattgaaaatcctgATCCTAAGCAGGAAATCAAGTGGGATGAAGATATTGCTAcgaaaaccaaacctaaatcAGATGACTCTTCATCAATGAGCGCTAACAAATTACTGGCTAGCAAGATGAATCCTTGGCCGGATCTCTCATCCAGCATAGATCCTGACAAGATTGTGACTGGCATGAAAGCCATTAAGCATTCAAACTTTTTCAATCTCTTCGATGAGTACGAAAGCCAAATGGACAACCTCCACAAGGCACTGAAAACCAAGCAAAGCTGGTGGAAAGAGGTCATAGACAAGGCTAAGACTCctaaaacaaacacaaagaGGAACAGTCTTACTCGGAGTGAGATTGGGCTTCCAGTTCCATTTCCCGAAGTGCTAGTCAATCAGGTTCCACCTCCTGGGGTCACTAATGTGCTCGATAATATGGCCACCCAAATGAATTTGTCCCCTTTGGAAGTGGCCCAAAGAATTGTGGGAAACAGTCCAAACCTTGGAGGCACACCACGCCTGCAGCCGATACAGGCAG TTCTTCCCAAGGGACCTGAAACTTTGCTTACGGCTTCATATCCTCAGCTATGTCCGCCTCAGGGATGTCAGCAACTGGATCAGACGGGGTCGCCGATGTCGCCAATTCTGGACAAGATTTTGGAACGTTTGGAGACGATTCAGGCCACCAAATGCAACCAAACAGAAGAGGAAGTGAAGAAACTGCCGTGCTGTTTTGTGGATCCAGCTGATG GCACTCCCTGTGACCTCAATGGATCCTGGGAGTCTCCAGTACTTGGCGTCCGCATAAACATCAAATCTACTCTCATCGAGACTCCCAtggaggaaaaaaaagaaataccgACCTGTTTCAATCCAAAAAAGCGAAAGTCCCGGGAGGAAATTCAAAGATTTCTACGCACCTGCGTCAAGATGAATAGGACGCAATTGAAGAATTTAAATGAGTTGAAAAATCCAACAGGAATTCCGCTGAACATCAGTGTTCAAGAGACTGTGCCGCCAAGGCCCCACGAGCTGCTGGATAATATCACGGATTGGCGGTTTTCGGGGCATGCCCTCATGATCCAGGGTGGCCCTGTTTCACTCTCCTTCCGCCAGATGAATTCTAGCCTGATTGGTCATTTTGTTGGCTATTGTCGCACTTGCGGCTGTGTGGATACAATTTTCGGATCCTGGACCTTCTGCCGTCCATCGCGGGACTGCCAGGACATCAGCATGTCGATTGTGGACCGGCGGGACATGCTGCGGCGGTACAGCATGGACGAGCGAAGGAAGAATCGCTTCAAGGAGCAACTCTATCATAGGAGCAAGTTtgccaaaatggaaaaggaaCGTATGCGAGATGAGCAACAGAAGTTTCCTTCACCCTATTCAGGCA aaTGCAACACTTTTTGCTTAACAACTCACAACGATATTTGA
- the LOC108129197 gene encoding uncharacterized protein isoform X1 translates to MDGWLILLYNLLLLYVPVPGRSSGPDVQRNKNTNGDRQTSCLVQNLDDPAHVQRLYDAYRVRFKGDGDWGIGGGSEVSESKDVAELRRENRHPVLWKMKEPLDKEKPSYAFQIIQYDSNPVEKTSDHKDAKSSDSPSKLKALIESVEKLKEPAAKNKSATHNSGVKSDSSNNAHVPLGKCILDFYTRSKEKKPASEKPITQTVEGPSDNGIKGLGEREKGPVCLPAVKYENTVILGNGLNNLPNLKKSNNNPAQANEKMKEPSCKEKPPISIKYDFTDDRPSCIAKCPSRPPNVKGINEKSSHVVVLKLDIPGDVPPQEREPPKDSGDRRILELSRIYNEILRAWQRPSQMFSAKKTRPDSTSSTVKLSALSDLLDVVEQLERTDLVSELAGKIGEKLEPNLDKKILHDNHLVKESRASLTAISKNDLTGLFENMEPGSAVIAFKKVLADVKSRSSSIRAGGLYDEYKKGFCQLFNEHKFPRQSLLAFEADNLLDSDLSQNLNDSSQCLVGDKKEEKAPSRNINYLKAMDNFVKLNRESNQNGGLKPYFLPNSKSRQLVWNEVPLIKPGFSDKKVQKIKPPDAPIQGKGDVEKEKEEKPLQQKPLQKDDIKTEEPLKKTETKIENPDPKQEIKWDEDIATKTKPKSDDSSSMSANKLLASKMNPWPDLSSSIDPDKIVTGMKAIKHSNFFNLFDEYESQMDNLHKALKTKQSWWKEVIDKAKTPKTNTKRNSLTRSEIGLPVPFPEVLVNQVPPPGVTNVLDNMATQMNLSPLEVAQRIVGNSPNLGGTPRLQPIQAANQIVLPKGPETLLTASYPQLCPPQGCQQLDQTGSPMSPILDKILERLETIQATKCNQTEEEVKKLPCCFVDPADGTPCDLNGSWESPVLGVRINIKSTLIETPMEEKKEIPTCFNPKKRKSREEIQRFLRTCVKMNRTQLKNLNELKNPTGIPLNISVQETVPPRPHELLDNITDWRFSGHALMIQGGPVSLSFRQMNSSLIGHFVGYCRTCGCVDTIFGSWTFCRPSRDCQDISMSIVDRRDMLRRYSMDERRKNRFKEQLYHRSKFAKMEKERMRDEQQKFPSPYSGKCNTFCLTTHNDI, encoded by the exons ATGGACGGATGGTTAATTTTACTTTACAATTTACTGCTTTTATACGTTCCAGTTCCGGGAAGATCCTCTGGACCGGATGTACAACGCAATAAGAACACAAACGGAGACCGACAGACCTCTTGTTTAGTGCAGAACCTGGATGACCCGGCACATGTCCAAAGACTCTACGATGCCTACAGAGTCCGGTTCAAAGGAGATGGTGATTGGGGTATCGGTGGTGGGTCAGAAGTGAGTGAATCAAAGGATGTGGCGGAGCTACGACGGGAAAACCGCCATCCTGTGCTTTGGAAAATGAAAGAACCTTTGGATAAGGAAAAGCCTTCCTATGCATTTCAGATCATCCAATACGACTCCAATCCAGTGGAAAAAACATCCGATCATAAGGATGCAAAGTCCTCTGATAGCCCCTCAAAGTTGAAAGCCCTCATTGAAAGTGTCGAGAAGCTGAAGGAGCCCGctgccaaaaacaaaagtgcTACGCATAATTCCGGAGTAAAAAGTGATAGTTCCAATAATGCGCATGTACCACTTGGAAAATGCATActtgatttttatacccgCAGCAAGGAAAAGAAACCTGCGAGTGAGAAACCAATCACCCAAACCGTTGAGGGTCCATCGGACAATGGCATCAAGGGCCTGGGCGAAAGAGAGAAGGGTCCAGTATGCCTACCGGCtgttaaatatgaaaataccGTCATTCTTGGAAACGGCTTGAATAATCTTCCAAATCTAAagaaatcaaataataatCCTGCCCAGGCGAACGAAAAGATGAAAGAGCCCTCGTGTAAGGAGAAACCTCCCATCTCAATAAAGTATGATTTCACTGACGACCGGCCCTCTTGTATCGCAAAATGTCCCAGCCGACCTCCAAATGTAAAGGGTATTAATGAGAAGTCTTCCCATGTGGTTGTCCTTAAATTGGATATTCCAGGAGATGTGCCTCCACAGGAGCGTGAACCGCCCAAGGACTCTGGGGATCGGCGCATCCTGGAGCTGAGTCGTATTTACAATGAGATTTTGAGAGCCTGGCAACGACCAAGCCAAATGTTTTCCGCCAAAAAAACAAGACCAGACAGCACGTCCAGCACCGTAAAGCTCAGCGCCCTCTCAGATCTCTTGGACGTGGTGGAGCAACTGGAGAGAACGGATTTGGTTAGCGAACTTGCGGGGAAAATAGGCGAGAAACTGGAGCCAAATCTGGATAAAAAAATCTTGCACGATAATCATTTGGTTAAGGAGAGTAGAGCTTCATTAACGGCCATCTCCAAAAACGATCTCACAGGACTCTTTGAGAATATGGAACCTGGCAGTGCGGTCATCGCCTTTAAAAAGGTCTTAGCCGATGTAAAATCCAGGAGCTCCTCGATCAGAGCTGGTGGGCTTTACGACGAGTACAAGAAGGGCTTTTGCCAGCTTTTCAACGAACATAAGTTCCCCAGACAATCACTTCTGGCCTTTGAAGCGGACAACCTCTTGGACAGCGATTTAAGCCAGAATTTGAATGATTCTTCTCAATGTCTGGTGGGCGATAAGAAAGAAGAAAAGGCTCCTTCCAGAAACATTAACTACCTAAAGGCCATGGACAACTTTGTCAAACTAAACAGGGAGAGTAACCAGAATGGAGGTCTGAAGCCTTACTTTTTACCCAACTCCAAGAGCCGACAATTGGTTTGGAATGAAGTGCCACTTATAAAGCCGGGATTTAGTGACAAGAAAGTACAGAAAATAAAACCTCCTGATGCTCCGATTCAAGGTAAAGGTGAtgttgaaaaagaaaaggagGAGAAGCCTCTCCAACAGAAACCTTTGCAAAAAGATGATATTAAAACCGAGGAACCACTgaaaaaaaccgaaacaaaaattgaaaatcctgATCCTAAGCAGGAAATCAAGTGGGATGAAGATATTGCTAcgaaaaccaaacctaaatcAGATGACTCTTCATCAATGAGCGCTAACAAATTACTGGCTAGCAAGATGAATCCTTGGCCGGATCTCTCATCCAGCATAGATCCTGACAAGATTGTGACTGGCATGAAAGCCATTAAGCATTCAAACTTTTTCAATCTCTTCGATGAGTACGAAAGCCAAATGGACAACCTCCACAAGGCACTGAAAACCAAGCAAAGCTGGTGGAAAGAGGTCATAGACAAGGCTAAGACTCctaaaacaaacacaaagaGGAACAGTCTTACTCGGAGTGAGATTGGGCTTCCAGTTCCATTTCCCGAAGTGCTAGTCAATCAGGTTCCACCTCCTGGGGTCACTAATGTGCTCGATAATATGGCCACCCAAATGAATTTGTCCCCTTTGGAAGTGGCCCAAAGAATTGTGGGAAACAGTCCAAACCTTGGAGGCACACCACGCCTGCAGCCGATACAGGCAG CAAACCAAATAGTTCTTCCCAAGGGACCTGAAACTTTGCTTACGGCTTCATATCCTCAGCTATGTCCGCCTCAGGGATGTCAGCAACTGGATCAGACGGGGTCGCCGATGTCGCCAATTCTGGACAAGATTTTGGAACGTTTGGAGACGATTCAGGCCACCAAATGCAACCAAACAGAAGAGGAAGTGAAGAAACTGCCGTGCTGTTTTGTGGATCCAGCTGATG GCACTCCCTGTGACCTCAATGGATCCTGGGAGTCTCCAGTACTTGGCGTCCGCATAAACATCAAATCTACTCTCATCGAGACTCCCAtggaggaaaaaaaagaaataccgACCTGTTTCAATCCAAAAAAGCGAAAGTCCCGGGAGGAAATTCAAAGATTTCTACGCACCTGCGTCAAGATGAATAGGACGCAATTGAAGAATTTAAATGAGTTGAAAAATCCAACAGGAATTCCGCTGAACATCAGTGTTCAAGAGACTGTGCCGCCAAGGCCCCACGAGCTGCTGGATAATATCACGGATTGGCGGTTTTCGGGGCATGCCCTCATGATCCAGGGTGGCCCTGTTTCACTCTCCTTCCGCCAGATGAATTCTAGCCTGATTGGTCATTTTGTTGGCTATTGTCGCACTTGCGGCTGTGTGGATACAATTTTCGGATCCTGGACCTTCTGCCGTCCATCGCGGGACTGCCAGGACATCAGCATGTCGATTGTGGACCGGCGGGACATGCTGCGGCGGTACAGCATGGACGAGCGAAGGAAGAATCGCTTCAAGGAGCAACTCTATCATAGGAGCAAGTTtgccaaaatggaaaaggaaCGTATGCGAGATGAGCAACAGAAGTTTCCTTCACCCTATTCAGGCA aaTGCAACACTTTTTGCTTAACAACTCACAACGATATTTGA